One window of the Salvia splendens isolate huo1 chromosome 1, SspV2, whole genome shotgun sequence genome contains the following:
- the LOC121786620 gene encoding late embryogenesis abundant protein At1g64065-like → MVETSEQIRPLAPASERPTSSDDEAAAATPVNHRRRRLLRCCACVGAVLLIQAVVIVILIFTVFKVKDPVIRLNGVTVDRLDLINGTTTPQPGSNMTLTADVSVRNPNYASFRYPETTSSLYYRGTEIGEARGPAGKARARRTARMNVTVEVIADRVTGQPELGSDINSGVLTLGSYTVVGGKVKILMVKKHVRVTMNCSLTVNLTSQAIQEQKCKRKVKL, encoded by the coding sequence ATGGTGGAAACCTCCGAGCAAATCCGGCCTCTAGCCCCCGCCTCCGAGCGCCCCACCAGCAGCGACGACgaagccgccgccgccaccccaGTAAACCACCGCAGGCGCCGCCTCCTCCGGTGCTGCGCCTGCGTGGGCGCCGTCCTCCTCATCCAAGCCGTAGTAATAGTAATCCTAATCTTCACCGTCTTCAAGGTGAAGGACCCCGTGATCCGTCTCAACGGCGTCACGGTAGACCGCCTGGATCTCATCAACGGCACCACGACGCCGCAGCCGGGCAGCAACATGACGCTGACCGCTGACGTGTCGGTGCGGAACCCGAACTACGCGTCGTTCAGGTACCCTGAAACGACGTCGTCTTTGTACTACAGGGGGACGGAGATCGGGGAGGCGCGGGGGCCGGCGGGGAAGGCGAGGGCACGGCGGACGGCGAGGATGAACGTGACGGTGGAGGTGATAGCGGATCGGGTGACGGGGCAGCCGGAGCTGGGATCGGATATTAATTCGGGGGTGCTGACGCTGGGGAGTTACACGGTGGTGGGAGGGAAGGTCAAGATTTTGATGGTGAAGAAGCATGTCAGGGTTACTATGAACTGCTCGTTGACCGTTAATCTTACTAGCCAGGCTATTCAGGAGCAGAAGTGTAAGCGTAAGGTCAAATTGTAG